A part of Odontesthes bonariensis isolate fOdoBon6 chromosome 23, fOdoBon6.hap1, whole genome shotgun sequence genomic DNA contains:
- the LOC142374243 gene encoding myeloid-associated differentiation marker-like protein 2 — protein MGFIGDVKDKISKAEFTPSTLLSGRGGLHMAQIILSVVTFLLGAFRGGSSHTYWIYAMFTWAFCPIMTLIITIIEMFKLDIVLDLLCMDWSDFTTGMAMSSALMTVSVAITYANFYACLKCLYGWIVSISAFLCGFLYILEVVKDKFMDKKKGKYLAALPGFWKVLEAFVSCMIFVSLTGYRDKPALIVCVIAYIIPFPILPLIIATNILKKLKNCLPFNLDRFVFIFLVISVVLYIFTAIMWPIFMFRNNPRPSDCPPSYCIWAIQFMVAFLTYVNLILFTIDLIFTLLGICGFKRT, from the coding sequence ATGGGATTTATTGGTGATGTTAAGGACAAGATTTCCAAGGCGGAGTTTACACCGTCTACTCTGTTGAGTGGACGAGGGGGGCTCCACATGGCTCAGATCATACTGTCTGTGGTCACCTTTCTCCTGGGTGCCTTCAGAGGAGGGAGCAGTCATACCTACTGGATCTACGCTATGTTCACTTGGGCCTTCTGCCCCATCATGACCCTGATCATCACTATCATTGAGATGTTTAAGCTTGACATCGTCCTCGACTTGCTTTGCATGGACTGGTCTGACTTCACCACGGGGATGGCCATGTCCTCTGCGCTCATGACCGTCTCTGTCGCCATTACCTATGCCAACTTCTATGCCTGCCTTAAATGCCTGTATGGCTGGATAGTGAGTATATCTGCCTTCTTGTGTGGCTTTCTCTACATTCTTGAAGTGGTGAAAGACAAATTCATGGATAAGAAGAAAGGGAAGTACCTGGCTGCTCTGCCGGGCTTCTGGAAGGTTTTGGAAGCGTTTGTGAGCTGCATGATATTTGTTTCACTGACTGGTTACAGAGACAAGCCTGCTCTGATCGTTTGCGTTATAGCATATATCATTCCTTTTCCCATCCTACCTCTAATCATAGCCACTAACATCCTGAAAAAACTGAAGAACTGCTTGCCCTTCAACCTGGACAGGTTCGTGTTTATTTTCCTGGTCATCTCTGTTGTGTTGTACATATTCACTGCCATCATGTGGCCCATCTTTATGTTCAGAAACAACCCACGTCCCAGTGACTGTCCACCCAGCTATTGCATATGGGCAATTCAGTTTATGGTTGCATTTCTGACCTACGTGAATCTTATTCTTTTCACAATAGATCTAATTTTTACATTGCTCGGTATATGTGGCTTTAAACGCACATAA
- the cog7 gene encoding conserved oligomeric Golgi complex subunit 7 — translation MDFSKFLDDDFDVKDWVNGAFKVVQKDAPGKADSHAATLVMKLQLFIQEVNNAIEESSSQALQNMPRVLRDVEALKQEASFLKEQMVLVKEDIKKFEQDTVQSMQVLVEIDQVKSRMQLAAEALQEADKWSTLSADIEETFKTQDLAVISSKLTSMQSSLAMLVDTPDYSEKCVHLEALKNRLEAMASPQIVATFNSMSMDQAKLFVKVFTEIDRMPQLLAYYYKCHKGQLVSIWQDLSQSELSLNQQLSEFYDTLLSSWHAQLQWSSQVFKNPYEVVTVLLIQTLGAMVPSIPVCLSTAMEQAAQEQRLDTLLELHHTASTFGHSLEAAMLPHLGENNLLKVNELVCVLCDPYKAHQLQYGELEEAHLLIQISAVPLEHGEVIDCVEELSHSVGKLFGLASAAVDRCVRLTDGLGVCGLLKALKALFTKYVSDFSTTLQSIRKKCKLEDASGSAAFQEDWTAFQNSVRIIATCGELLRQCGAFEQQLSNKILGTAGKYLSESYSPRSLAGIQEASSTERKSATRNPWQEYNYLQRGNVAEYNNLMELLYSLKEKGTGNSNLLAEPRTALTRLNQQANQLAFDSVFLQIKHQLCLVSKMEIQETSGFGEGYTEDLPTFSLSPQEYITNIGQYLMSLPLHLEPFVTQEDPALEMALHAGKLPFPPEQGDDLPELDNTADYWLGSIARATMQTYCDAILLIPQLTPHSTKQLATDIDYLSNVMDALGLQPSRALQHIITLLRTKPEDYRQTAKLLPRRLASTIAALRCIDY, via the exons ATGGATTTTTCTAAATTCCTCGACGACGATTTTGACGTGAAGGACTGGGTCAACGGTGCCTTCAAAGTGGTTCAGAAGGATGCGCCGGGGAAGGCAGATTCTCACGCAGCAACGCTGGTCATGAAGCTGCAGTTGTTCATTCAGGAAGTCAACAACGCCATCGAAG AAAGCAGCAGTCAAGCGCTCCAAAATATGCCCCGAGTGCTGCGAGATGTGGAGGCATTGAAACAGGAGGCTTCTTTCCTAAAGGAGCAAATGGTGCTGGTGAAGGAGGACATCAAGAAGTTTGAGCAAGACACTGTGCAGTCTATGCAG GTCCTTGTAGAAATAGATCAAGTGAAGAGCCGAATGCAGCTGGCAGCTGAggctctgcaggaggcagacaaATGGAGCACACTGAGCGCAGACATTGAAGAGACCTTCAaaacacag gATCTTGCGGTGATTTCTTCCAAGCTGACGAGCATGCAGAGCAGCCTGGCCATGCTGGTGGACACGCCTGACTATTCTGAAAAATGCGTCCACCTCGAGGCTCTGAAAAACAGGCTGGAAGCCATGGCCAGTCCACAAATAGTAGCAACTTTTAACTCCATGTCTATGG ACCAGGCCAAGCTATTTGTTAAAGTCTTCACAGAGATTGATAGAATGCCCCAGCTTCTAGCGTACTACTACAAGTGTCACAAG GGCCAGTTGGTGAGCATATGGCAGGATCTCTCTCAGAGCGAGCTCAGTCTGAACCAGCAGCTGTCTGAATTCTACGACACCTTGCTCTCCTCCTGGCATGCTCAGCTCCAGTGGAGCAGCCAG GTGTTTAAGAACCCGTACGAGGTGGTGACAGTGCTGCTGATCCAGACCCTGGGGGCCATGGTGCCTTCCATCCCCGTGTGCCTGAGCACAGCCATGGAGCAGGCAGCCCAAGAGCAGCGTCTTGACACGCTGCTCGAACTTCATCACACTGCATCCACCTTTGGACACAGCTTGGAGGCTGCCATGCTTCCACACCTGG GTGAGAATAACCTTCTTAAGGTGAATGAGCtggtgtgtgtgctgtgtgatCCCTACAAAGCTCATCAACTGCAGTATGGAGAGCTGGAGGAAGCTCATCTCCTCATTCAGATCAGTGCTGTTCCTTTG GAGCACGGGGAGGTGATTGATTGTGTAGAGGAGCTGAGCCACTCTGTAGGCAAGTTGTTTGGTCTGGCTAGTGCTGCTGTGGACCGTTGTGTCAGACTGACTGATGGACTGGGTGTGTGTGGCCTCCTTAAAGCTCTCAAAGCCCTCTTCACCAA GTATGTGTCAGACTTCTCCACAACACTCCAGTCAATACGGAAGAAGTGTAAACTTGAGGACGCGTCAGGTTCGGCTGCTTTCCAGGAGGACTGGACAGCCTTCCAGAACTCAGTCag GATCATTGCCACATGTGGAGAATTGCTCAGGCAGTGCGGGGCGTTTGAGCAGCAGCTGTCAAACAA GATCCTGGGCACAGCAGGTAAGTACTTGTCGGAGTCGTACAGCCCACGGAGTCTGGCAGGCATCCAAGAGGCCAGCTCCACGGAGAGGAAGAGCGCCACTAGAAACCCTTGGCAGGAATACAACTACCTTCAGAGGGGAAATGTGGCTGAATACAACAACCTGATGGAGCTCCTCTACTCATTAAAG GAGAAGGGAACGGGCAACTCCAACTTGTTAGCCGAGCCCAGAACAGCTCTGACCAGGCTCAATCAACAAGCCAACCAGCTGGCCTTCGACTCTGTCTTCCTGCAGATCAAACACCAGCTCTGTCTCGTCTCCAAGATGGAG attcaagagacTTCTGGTTTCGGAGAGGGCTACACTGAAGACCTGCCCACTTTTAGCCTGTCGCCGCAAGAGTACATCACAAAT ATAGGGCAGTACCTGATGTCTCTGCCACTTCATTTGGAGCCTTTTGTGACACAGGAGGATCCGGCACTCGAAATGGCCTTGCATGCTGGGAAGCTGCCTTTCCCACCAGAGCAAG GTGACGACCTTCCTGAGCTGGACAACACAGCAGATTACTGGTTGGGCTCCATTGCTCGTGCAACCATGCAGACCTACTGTGATGCCATTCTGCTTATCCCCCAGCTGACCCCACATTCCACTAAACAGCTGGCCACAGATATCG ACTATCTGAGCAATGTGATGGACGCTCTGGGCCTGCAGCCCTCGCGCGCCCTGCAGCACATCATCACGCTGCTGAGGACTAAACCAGAAGACTACAGACAGACGGCCAAGCTGCTTCCTCGTCGCCTTGCTTCCACCATCGCTGCGCTCCGGTGCATCGACTACTAA